ACGGGCGACTCGCCGATCAGTTTTCAGGTGCGAGGGCAGCAGCGGCTTGCTGAGAACGAGTCCGTCCATTGACGTGCATCGGCTCAGCGCCACATAGGTTTGTCCAAAAGCAAAGGTTCCGCCAGTCAGATCGACGATCAGCCTGTCGAGAGTGAGGCCCTGGCACTTATGAATGGTGACAGCCCATGCGAGCTTGAACGGTAGTTGCGTGAAGGTTCCGACAGTGACCCGAGTCATTTTCCCAGCCGAATAGCGCGGTTCCGTGACCTCCCAGGTGTGGGGTCTGACCTCCACGAGGCTGCCGTCGTTGAGCATCACATCGACGCGGCCGCCACCCTCCCAGACCCTGGTAATGCGCCCGATCGAGCCATTGACCCACCTCTCCGCCGCGTCGTTGTTGAGGAGCATGATCTGGGCGCCGGTCTTGAAAATGACTTCATTCTCGACGGGCTTGTCAAAGCCACTTATGTCACCGCTGGTCACGGCCTCGTGATGGTAGACCGCGCCGGGGAGGCGTTCCAACGCCTGAACGTTTCGCGCGTTGACAATGCGATTCGTCGGAGCGACCCTGAGCCAGAATTCGTCATCCGGCGGGGCGAAGTCCGCGCGAACTCGGGTGTTGAGCGCGTTGCGCATCTCATCGACCAAGACTCCCTCGCGCACCGCGTTGAGCAATCCTGTGAGTTGGTCGTCGCCGATTTGCCTAAACACTTTCGACAATGACACCGTGCGGAAATGCTTCCTGGTGAACGACGCCGCCGAGAAGAAGTACGGAGTGTCGTAGCGGCTTTCGAGCCACGACTTCTCGCTATCGGGTACGACAGGTGGCAATTGGAACAGATCGCCTACAAGTATCACCTGCACGCCGCCGAACGGTTGGCCTTTGCGCGGCCCAAAGCGGCGCATCGCGATCTCGACTTGGTCGAGGAGGTCGGCGCGAACCATTGACGCCTCGTCAATGATCAGGGTGTCCATGCCCGCGATGACCTTCGCGAAACGATTGGGCCGGTAATCTCCAGAAGCGACGGTGTCCAGGGTGGTGTTCGCGGTGAAGCCAAACAAGCGATGGACGGTCAGTCCGTCAACATTGAGCGCGGCGATGCCTGTGGGCGCGGCGACTACAACCTTGCGGCGCGTGTTCTCCACGAAGTGCCGAACGAGTGTCGACTTGCCTGTTCCCGCCTTCCCGGTAAGAAACATCGAGCCGCCGGACTCCAGGATTTCCATGGCGCTCTTGAACTCGTCAGTAAGTTCAATCCAGGATCTGTCACCCGGCTGGTCGGCGATCGGGCGGATAGCTTGCGTTGTCGCGTCTCCCATGTGTCGCGCTGGCGCGGCATGGTCAGCCATTGGTACGGAAGCCCGTGACTCGGCACTGTATGCCGCAACCTGGTCGAAGACCGTTCCTGGAAGATGTGTGATGATCTGGCGAAGCGGACCGTCGTAACCTTTCCGTCCGAATCCCACGACGGCGACATTCCTTCCCAGGTCGTCGATCCCGAGAGAACCGATCATCGGGGGAGACGCCGGCCGCCAAGAGTAGGTGTACCCGTGGCAGTCGCTCGAGGGACTGAGTTCGGCAGCCCAAACGGGCAGTTGACCGTCGCTGCCGAGGAGCATTCCATTGTCGGAGAGGTACTGCACCTGGACTATCGGGGTGGTCTCCGGCTCTGAGGGGATCGCGGCCGCCGCCGGCGGCGGCACGAGGGGGGAAATCGGCGATGAACACGGGATGCGCATGCGCCAGGCGTGGAGTGCGTCAACGAGTGCGCCCGCGTCGCGCCTGGACTCGCGCCGGAAATACACCAGCGTTGTGCTGGTGCGGCTCTCAATGACTATCTGACCGTTCGTGAACAGCGACGCCTGTTTCATCGCGACGCTCAAGATGTCTGAAAGCGGTATCCGCACAGCTGCAACTCCAAGCGCGCTTCGCCCCATGGCGTTGGTTGCTGTCACCGTCAGCGCGAAGCCGTCCAGCGCTACGCGAGTGCCGTAGAAGTCCAGGAGCAGGCTCTCAAGGTGGCCGTCGTTCACGATTTCAGTGTGTCAGAAGCCCGCTCCGGCGCGGAACGGCCTTGTTGAACCAGCACGCTGTCAGGCCCGCATCAAGAACCCTGGTCGAAAACCTGAGCAAGTCGAGGTCAACTTGTCAGGCCCGTTCGCATCTTGGGACCGCTCCAGTCAGGGGATCACGGTTCAGGTGTTGAGGTGGTTCGGCAGCCGGTCGATCACCAGGTCGGCAGCTTGGTCGATATCGTAGCCGCCCGGTGGGGAGGCTGTGAGCGGCGAGATGTCGTTCCGGAATTGAGGGTTCGCGAGCTTGACCCGCAGGTTGGCGATGGCGCGCGGACGGGTCAGCCCT
The Bifidobacteriaceae bacterium DNA segment above includes these coding regions:
- a CDS encoding AAA family ATPase; this encodes MNDGHLESLLLDFYGTRVALDGFALTVTATNAMGRSALGVAAVRIPLSDILSVAMKQASLFTNGQIVIESRTSTTLVYFRRESRRDAGALVDALHAWRMRIPCSSPISPLVPPPAAAAIPSEPETTPIVQVQYLSDNGMLLGSDGQLPVWAAELSPSSDCHGYTYSWRPASPPMIGSLGIDDLGRNVAVVGFGRKGYDGPLRQIITHLPGTVFDQVAAYSAESRASVPMADHAAPARHMGDATTQAIRPIADQPGDRSWIELTDEFKSAMEILESGGSMFLTGKAGTGKSTLVRHFVENTRRKVVVAAPTGIAALNVDGLTVHRLFGFTANTTLDTVASGDYRPNRFAKVIAGMDTLIIDEASMVRADLLDQVEIAMRRFGPRKGQPFGGVQVILVGDLFQLPPVVPDSEKSWLESRYDTPYFFSAASFTRKHFRTVSLSKVFRQIGDDQLTGLLNAVREGVLVDEMRNALNTRVRADFAPPDDEFWLRVAPTNRIVNARNVQALERLPGAVYHHEAVTSGDISGFDKPVENEVIFKTGAQIMLLNNDAAERWVNGSIGRITRVWEGGGRVDVMLNDGSLVEVRPHTWEVTEPRYSAGKMTRVTVGTFTQLPFKLAWAVTIHKCQGLTLDRLIVDLTGGTFAFGQTYVALSRCTSMDGLVLSKPLLPSHLKTDRRVARFLADATSANSHAKHVAIAVLTVGADDARSKPRPVEIALAFEDGTAISTLVNPERDLSGARELYGISMDEIALAPTLSEAWSVLARVASGAIPVGVDIDRTTGYLDWELKRLGMVLPLPLGIAVDPEAATPSERADLCAGSALRRASAALRIFQRRGGTGGTSFGTPNGDHAATYLLSRDEWTTSPVGSVLGNVLSLSQIISSALIRGQVIAGEQVRADEMIRQALAARVESVAKKSAGLSPTLLGRLQFLRPVLGDEVADGLVHAGGVDPSAVVFRGARVCFTGDATDARGHHMTRSEIEAYARSVGLVPVGSVTKTRCDFLVVAEHGTQSGKARKAAEYGKPVITVEQFLSTEPSAPTPINRSNPANAAPA